The Amaranthus tricolor cultivar Red isolate AtriRed21 chromosome 6, ASM2621246v1, whole genome shotgun sequence genome has a segment encoding these proteins:
- the LOC130815658 gene encoding uncharacterized protein LOC130815658, with protein MASPRKIHPATLITNIKTNVPIQLDEDGSNFDTWVTLFKLHFRAHLVDSQILRDDSSKALVSKDSEWQRLDDIVRTWIYGSISPSLLQSIVRPNDCAFDAWNRLENNFQNNKTSRILHLESQFNDISLSNFPNVKSYCNELETIATSLTNLGTSISDNRLALKVLHGLILEYKTFRSLVQHMNPIPSFDTLRSMLELEERSNSALITTNKASFSENSAHFNNRGPPHHRGGLRHSSRGGRTHRGNHPGFASSSSHWQPHSRPIFLFHSRPNITPSGQPSFPSYSSPSWPYWAVQNSAQPAAPFPTTPWAPSSQSNAPSAGLIGPRPVQSYHTRTSASINYIPTTSIMP; from the coding sequence ATGGCCTCTCCCAGAAAAATTCATCCCGccactttgattactaacattAAAACAAACGTGCCTATCCAACTTGATGAAGATGGTTCCAATTTTGATACTTGGGTCACTTTATTCAAGCTTCATTTTAGAGCTCACCTTGTGGATTCTCAAATTCTTCGCGATGACTCCTCTAAAGCATTAGTTTCTAAAGATTCTGAATGGCAACGTCTTGATGACATTGTTCGCACATGGATTTATGGCTCTATTAGTCCGTCTCTCCTTCAATCCATAGTTCGTCCCAATGATTGTGCCTTTGATGCTTGGAATCGTCTTgagaacaattttcaaaataataagaccTCTCGAATTCTTCATCTTGAGTctcaatttaatgacatttctcTATCCAATTTTCCCAATGTGAAATCTTATTGCAATGAACTTGAAACTATTGCTACTTCTCTTACTAATCTTGGCACTTCCATCTCCGATAATCGATTGGCTCTCAAAGTTCTTCATGGCTTGATTTTGGAATACAAAACTTTTCGGTCTTTGGTTCAACATATGAATCCTATTCCCTCTTTTGATACTCTTCGTTCTATGTTAGAATTGGAAGAGCGCTCCAATTCGGCCCTTATTACCACAAACAAAGCTTCTTTCTCAGAAAATTCCGCTCATTTTAACAACCGCGGCCCTCCCCACCACCGTGGTGGCCTCCGTCACTCTAGTCGTGGTGGTCGGACCCACCGTGGCAACCACCCTGGCTTCGCCAGTTCTTCTAGCCACTGGCAGCCACATTCCAGgcccatttttctttttcattctcgGCCCAACATAACCCCTTCTGGCCAACCCTCCTTTCCCTCTTATTCTTCCCCTTCTTGGCCTTACTGGGCCGTACAGAATTCGGCCCAGCCTGCTGCTCCCTTTCCCACTACACCTTGGGCTCCTTCTTCTCAAAGCAATGCACCTTCTGCTGGTCTTATTGGTCCTCGACCGGTACAAAGTTATCACACTAGGACTAGTGCTTCTATAAATTATATTCCTACGACATCGATCATGCCATGA